Sequence from the Rutidosis leptorrhynchoides isolate AG116_Rl617_1_P2 chromosome 3, CSIRO_AGI_Rlap_v1, whole genome shotgun sequence genome:
caccGTTGACCAgaaaatctcgggagatggacatctcgtctcggttgctttCTAAAATTGAGATCTCGGGGAGAATTAAGTAGATTTACAACACTGGGTATATCTAAACTCTAATTTGCGAATGACTTATTTGACAATTATTAGTAGTGTAATTAGATCTTGATGGAACCGTTAATCGTATGAATATTTGATTGAAAGtttatattaaaataaattatGTTTACTTTTATCGTTCCCGTTTACAAATTGTAAAAGTGGACACGGTTTATCCAATAGATATCTTAATAAAtatttgattaaagatatattcgAAATTAATTGGTTGACTAATTCTCCATAGATATCTCGCATAAGAGTCAAAACGGTTATGAGAATCATCCTTTCCACGATTCTAAGTAGGACTGGTAcaagaattattatttttacaattgtAATCAAAGTGGTTACAAGGATAATTCTTTCGTTTTTGGAACGGTCACTTTATACTTAGACAGCACGCTGACTACTCATTTTCATGCTAAGTATAACTCGAGTTGTGTAAGAAGACCCAACTTGAAACTCAAACAAATCAAGAAGcccaacttgaaattcaaggtaACAAAGCACAAAGACCACTTAGACATAGTTTGAGAACTCAGTGTGACTCATGGTTGAAAAACACGCGACACGGGATTGAGACGGTAGGGACCTTAAAATGTCGCAACAGAAAAAACGGAGTCGAGATGGGGTCGAGACGGATGTTAACCAACgttaactatttatatatatttcaatcataaacatttcaaacataaatatttcaaagtAAACATAGATATTTGCCtttaaattaaaatatttatatttgaaATTTATTTAAAAAGTCAATATTGGTCAACATCCGTCTCGACTGTCTTGGTCGTTTTTCTACTGTCTCGGCCGTTGTTGATCGTTGTTGACCATTTTTTTGGCGTTGTTGACCGTTTTTTGAGCGTTGACCATTTTTAACCATTTATAGGTTCGTTGCAACGGTAGCATGGTAAAACCGTTGCGACGCCCGCCTCGATCGTTTTTTTACAACACTCGTGTGACTAAGCACAAAAATACTTAAACTCATTACGAAAACTCGAGCTGACTAAATCAAGACGGTCCAACAGAAAAACCACTTTTGGATCCAATAAGTCTATCACTTGCGAATGATAAACTAAGTGCATCAGTTACACTAATTACTAACAATCCACCCCAATTATAGCGCAATTCGTTCAATGAGAAGAATATTCAAAACAAAACGAACGAGTAAATAAAATTTTTTTGATAATTAAATTTAACTTTCATATAATACACATTTCGAATATTCAAGAAACATATTGTTGTAAGAATTGAACCATTCAACATATTTTAAGAACTGAATATAACATAAACAAAATGTTGGTTGTAATCCAATGTCAACATTCAAACATTGAGATAATCTTTGTTTTGATTATGATCTCGAGTTTAAGTAAATAAACATATTCGTAAACACGCAAGGTCATGAACTCACATTTATCTAGTAAACGATCAATATACAAAACACGTTAAGATAGAATGTCATTTCTCAAAACAAATTAATACAatcaatatttgtaaaaatataagaaaTACTAAGAGTGCTCCCAACGCTACGTCCTGGAGACCCGCCCACCCTCGCCCACCCTGGGCGCCGTTGGCACCAACCCAGCCCAGCTACCGCCCTCGAGTCGCCCAGGCCTTTTCGTCCAAGTGGTTTACTATTCTCAGCAGATTTGAGGGCGAAAAAATATGGGTATTTTGGCCCGTTCACAGCAACCAACGGCTATATTCCCCTCCAACGGCTCCTAACGGCTAttttcctcttttttttttttcttttctttttttactCTATTTATACTCCACATTTCAACCCCATTTTACACACAACTATCATATTACTTCTCCATTTCTATTAATTTTTCTCATATCTATCACCAaaaaaatgagttccaaaaaaacACCAAACAAAGGAAAAACGAAACAACGTCCGGTAGTTCAAGATCCAAATTCGGTTAGTCGAGATATGATGCAAATGCTACTCGATAACTCGCAACAAACTACCAGGTTTTCTCGTTTTGCAAATACTAATGCATTTGCGGGTATGTTCGGAAACGTCCATCAACAACAATCTCAAAATGTTCCACTCTACCATAACCAACAATCTCAAAATGTTCCACTCTTCCCGAACCAACTATCTCAAAATGTTCAAATTTACCCGAACCAACTATCTCAAAATGTTCAAATCTACCCGAACCAACTATCTCAAAATGTTCAAATCTACCCGAACCAACAACAAACGAAACAAACACCTTATTATCCAAGTCTCCGTGATGAATCGTCCGACGAAGAAGTTCCCGAAACACCACTCCAAAATGAACCCGAATTCGAACCCGAGCTCGAACCCGAACCCGAAAGTGATCCgaaaggaaaaggaaaaggaaaagtggTAGAAAAGAAAGTGAGGTGTCCGAAGACCGCGTGGACCGACTTGGAGACAAAAATTTTAGCCGAGCGTTTTGTATATGTTTCCGAACACCCAAGTGTCGGAAACGACCAAAGTCATACTTCATTTTTGGGAGAAGTCCGAAGACAATATAATTCGATTGTCCCGGTGAAAAGACGTCCGGATCAAATAAGTGGAAAATGGTCGAAAATGCAAAGGGATGTCAAGATATGGATCGGTATTTACAACAAATACGAGAGAATGTGAGAAAGTGGTTGTAATAATGACGACATTATGTCCGCGGCACGAATGGCTTTCAAAGCGCAAACAAAGGGACGACACTTTGCGTTTGTGGATGCGTGGCGAGTGTTAAGGAATTGCCCGAAGTTTTTAGAAGGCGAAAGTATTTCGAGTAGCAACAAACGAAAAGAACCCGATCATATACCAATTAATGATCAAACCGAGGGAAGTTCCAACCCGAATACAAGCATGCACCCCGACCCAACCCAAATGGAAAATTTGTTAAAGGATACCGACCCAATCCGACGTCCTCCAAGTCGAGCTAAAAGTCAAAGGGACTCTTACTCATCCGATGCCGCGAGCCGTATGTCTTCCGAAGAAGTTCGCTTTAAAATTGCTCAATCGGTCCAAGCTTCACAAGATGTGGCGAATCAAACCATGAAAAAGCTACAAGATGATAGCAACATGCGGACTATGTTTAAAGGTTGAAGCTTCTTTACAAACCGGTGTCACGAGATTTGCCTCCCGATGAATACGATATGCTAATGATTGCTCGAGACAAAATTAAGAAAAAATATGCGAAGAAATTGCAAAACATGAACGATGACGACGAGGAGTAGTTTGATTATTTAGCTTTCtagtatttttttttaattgtcgtaatcttttaattttaaattgtcgtaatgttttaaattttaattattgtattttttttaattttaatgaaatggtagttttatgttttttatttttaatttatcatataaatattaataattatttgataatataaaataattcaaaaataaaataaaaaaatagaaggaGGAGTGTctttgttgggagtgtttagtccttggtttagtcctgggaaggaagtgAGATGGAGGTGCTAATGTGGCGCTGAATAGTTGGTTAGTCCTGGAAGACATTGTGTCATGGTTGTGAGCACTCTAATAAACACTATTACACAAATAGACAAGTGATCTTAATCACATCCTAATCGTAAGTCTCGTTTGTCCTCCGGGAATTGTGTATATGAAATTAAAGCTACTAATAATTAAACCAAAAACgtatttttttattaaataatttTAACAACTAAAGCAGTAAAATAAACTAAGGCCTTAACCTATGGTGCATGAGTGGCTACGCCAGAATTCCGCCACCTCCCGTCACTCTCTGGTGATGGTAGGAAGCAAATTGCCATTGTACTCGTTCGTTGGCCTTGCAACGGGTGTGTAACGAGAGTTGGTGTGTGTAACGAGAGTTGATGGGTCCCAGTGGCCCATTTCTGTTTTTTTATTCAcaaattataaatttaaatattttataataaaattaAATTGAAAATGATATAGCCGTTAGAATAGAATATAGCCATTTTTTAATCATTTAATTTAACACTATAAATACTCATACCTCATAAATCATTTTGCACACTCAAACTATTATTTTCTCATATTTTCACtcttataaacataataataatgagtaattccAAAAATTCCGATACGATAACGAAAGCCCTCAGTCGGATTTCGATCTAGACTTGATTGAAGGCGGTTACAATGCACGCAATGTACTCGACTCGCTCGATATGTTGGATGCGGATGATGATGCTCGGAGAATTATAAGGAAACATTGGTTGAATAGAGATCGAAGTTCTACCGAAAATCGTTTGTTCAACAACTACTTTTTCGATGACCCAGCTTTTCCAGGAGATTATTTCAGGAAATGCTACCGAATGAGCAAGTCCTTATTTCTCCGTATTGCTTATGCTATTACGGATTACTCTGCTGAACCATTACCTAGTTATTTTAAATCCTTTGAACAACGTTATGATTGTACACACCGACTTGGTTTTGATATTTATCAAAAATGTACATCGGCCATACTTCAATTGACATACAGAATTGCACCCGATGCATTTGATGAATATTTATACATGGGCCGACAAACTTCATCTGACTGTTTAGAGAATTATTGTAAATGTATTGTGTATCTGTTTTCAGCTAAGTATTTAAGGAAACCTACTGAAGATGACGTTCATCGATTGCATGCTAAACACTACGAAATCCATGGTTTTCAGCGCATGTTAGGCAGTCTCGATTGCATGCATTGTGCTTGGAAAAATTTTTCGGTTGTGTGGCAGGGTAATTACACGAGTGGGGATCACGAAGGGCCAACAATAATGCTCGAGGTGGTTGCAACGTACGATATGTGAATTTGGCGCGCTTTTTTTGGTCCAGCAGGTTCGAACAATGATATCAATGTTCTAAATGAATCAGATTTGTTTGAAGAATTATTGGATGGTAGAGCTCTAATCGGGTCTTAAACGCCGATCATTATTGATGTTAAGAGGTGAATTTTATGTGTTTATTTTAGGTTTAAAAAGTTATTTCATGAGGTTTTTATAATGAGTAACGATTTGGGACGAGAACGCGAAAACGATGGTTAAAACAAGCAAAAAAGGCAAAAACTGAAGCCTAGCCGTAAGGAGGCGGCTGGGGGCACATGTAGGCGCCTGTCTGGTGTAAAAACACTCTCAAGTGGAAAACGGGCAAAAGGAGGCGGCTGGTTTTTGCGGCTGGGCGCATGTAGGCGCCCGGTGAGCGTAATTTGCGGCTGGAACTATTTTTGGATAAAATTTAAGGccgaatttgagggatttaatgcttGGGGGTTACCCTACTTCTCCCCTATATAATAGAAACCCTAGGCTACGAATATATATCCTTTTCCATCAGTTTTTAGAGCATCAAACACATAAAAACacaccatcaatcatcatcaaatcaagattcaagctaggattcaaggagtgttcttcatgcaacttcaagaagcaaccatgatcatcatcaccaacatgcttggctagtttctttcactttattccttccatgaacaattgatacatgtgttcttttcattcaagtttatgtggtttgtaATGTTATGAAACTTATGTCTTTTGAATTGTGATATTATAAACCTATTGGTTATTGATCAATGCAAGTATTATTGATTGTGATTATTGCAAGTTGAAttatagtgatttaacattgtgttcttgatccaacttagtgttaattagattaaggataaagacataaTGTCTAGGTTGCATGCTTCAATCCCAAGATAGTTAGAATTAATAAgcctaagaaatcttgtctatgagatttgatcaatacttaataagcataatacttgtttgaatgaatgcatgttagattgggattgtgcAGGGATAAAGACTCTTAATcaattgattacaaccttttcatttagctcattgtttatgctcttaaatactcaaaatttacatttgcttagtaattgttaatctagtctttactttagttaattttagttaatcacaaacaaacaaatcttgaaattgcttgctagttaaccacAACTTCCCGTGGaatgaatcctgcttaccctatctaaagtagagtaattaggctatttttgaccggcccttcgacaccgatcaagcTCCAGAGATTCGATTCAATGTCAACGGACGTGAATTTGATAAAGGCTACTACCTGATAGACGACATATACCCAGAATGGGCAACACTTTTCAAGTCGTTTAAATGTCCAATCGAGCCAAAAAAATATAAAGTTCAAAAAATTTCAAGAAGCATCAAGAAAAGATTTCGAGCAAGTTTTCGGAGTACTTCAAGGTTGTTGGGCTATATTAAAACAACATGCAAGACCGTTTAAATTAAATAAGATCCGACACATCATGTACTCTTGTGTTATACTATACAACATGATAACTGAAGATAACCAGCACAATATATGTGACCTCGAAGAAGGCTATCTCAGAAACCCAGATAACTTCCCTTGACGTACGTTGTCGGAAAGAGTTGAAGGTAATGATCGAATGTCACGAGAGTTGCGAGATCAAACCATGCATCATACACTCCGTAACAATCTGATCGAGCACATTTGGACACTCCCGGATGATTATCTTGTTCGAAacaattagtattatttattatcttTAATTTAGTAATCATTGTATgctttatttttaattatttaatgtaatgtttttttaattaatgtaatgtttaatttatattaaagtaatgttatttttattttaataaaaggtaatgtttaatttatattttgtattaaataataataaaaatgggttGAAGTTGGATGGTGAAGTTTATGATAGGGAGGAATTAGTGAAAGCTAGTGAAAGGAATGTTAAAGGTGTTTgtgctgatgtgacgctgatgtgaaGGAGAGAAGGTCAGTGTAAGAATAGAAAGATAGAGAATGGCCTAACAAGTAATCAATGGAAATGAAACATATTCACTTACAACTTGTTCCTCTTGTTTGAATTATAAACAATGGAGCCAAAATTGGCAAAGTTCGAAAATCCTTGTGTTCGTCCCCCGATGATATTTGTGTAAAAATCATAAATGAGATCTAAATAACATTTTGAACATGATCATGAAAGAGTGTCCAAATTCCACAAACTATTATGCAATGAACTCCGTCAGTTATTAGtatgtatgtattattattatgtatattaatacgaTGTTTATAAAGATTGTATACCCTAAAAACTTGGAAACCCTAGTAGACTCAAGCCCACAGTCTGATATGGCCTAACCAAAATTAACCCGTCTAATACTCCCCCTCCAATTTCGGACTAGAAAAAACGCTAAACATATGTTGCATGAAGTATAGTCTGATATTCCCATATAAATTTGCATATTGTTTCGGATTTCTCATTTTCATAATGATGTCGTAGCTTGCATTTCCTAATGATTCTTTCCCTTGTCTGTAACGTTCATGTGGCTTGCTTTGCCTGATGATTGAGCAATACTTTGATGAACAACTTGTGTAAACGATTACAATAATGCTGCAAGATTTTTGACTATCTTTTTCtccccgggggggggggggggggggttctcTGCTTCATATTTGCGTAATTATTAACGATATTTAATTTTGTTTATAGATCGTGAAGATCCAGATATTAATAACCCGAATGTTATATGAAAATGTATTCATGATATGAATAAGAAATGGACATTTACCAAACTTTTGACTAATGGATTCATGATATGAACCTGATAACGATGCTTACCAAATTTATATGATTTGAACGTATAAATATGATTTATGAATAGAACATGAATTAGATATGATGATGAATTATGATAGATTACTGTACTATCATCTAATATATCTACTATATGAGCGCTTGCGCTGAAAACGGAGGGATAGCGTCGCTATTCAGAATTCTTTTGGACTCAACGACTAGAGCTCTGCTCTTCAGAATCTAAAAAGACTCAATAGAGAAAACCAGCGAGGTTTATTATCAAATACAACATGATTAAAATATTACAACTGAGGTCTCCTTATATTAAGGAGCCTTTACACTATTTATAGATGCCCTGGGATCCACGCACTTTTGTTAGTCTTCAAGACATGAATGCTATGGCCCGAGCACTAAACTACTTTAAACACACACCGTACATGATCGACTACTTTATTGATTCCTATGACCCACATGGCATACACACTTATTATACGTATTTATGACTATGGCCTACATAGCCTACATATATAATACATTGCATTATTGATATTTATTACTATGGCTAACATGGTACCCACTTCTTTATTTTCTTTGACTGTAAACCTCCCTACACCAAAAGAAAAATATCGGCAATTTTGGATTTTTGATGGCTTTTTATTCCATGGACATGCCTGCGTCTGAACAATACTCACAACTATGGCTTGGTGCATGATAGATTTAACTACATAATAGTCTTTTCATTTCTTCTGGTAAAAATGCGAGTTGTCCTGTGAATGCTTCGAAGGGTTCCTCAAAATTCTAGATTAAACTGAGGCCTTTTTCGTCGATCTTTTCGTTTGTGCTTGGATAGATTAATGTGTTTTTGTGAACATAATTAATCCTTATGTTTTCTTGCTGTTCTTGACCGATCCCTATTTTTGAAGAGCTGAAATAGACTCCTGCTAGAGATTCTACTAGATGATTAATTGTAGGTGTTATCTGTGGAGCTTCATCTCTTGTTGGGTAGTTGCTGTTGCTAACTCCGAGATATGCTATAGTGAATGATGGAACGAGTAACTGTAGGCACTCGTTGAATATTGGGTAACTTGAATGTATCCTGAAGAATATTTCTCTTTCTTTTGCAAAGTTGTCTCTGTATCAAGTGATCGCGTCTTGCATTTTAGGTGGTAGCTCTTTAATTTCTTGGAGTGTCCGACCATCGATATATAGAGTATCGATTAGTCCATGAACAAAATATTCCGATACCGCTTGTGGAGATGCTTCTGGTAGAAAAACTGCCTTGAGACCAGTTTTCCAATCTTTTGATAAAAACATCATTGTTGTATGAGTTTCATTATAGTTTGCGAGGCTATCCCATAGCCTTTGGAAGTTTTCAGTGGATGgcattttctgtttttttttctgtTGTTGAGagaatattttttattttatttatttcattgaggCTTTTTGTTTAGACGTAGAGATAATGGTTGAGATCGACCATTTTTTATGATTCATTGTGTGCTGCGATTGCTGCTTCTTGAGTTGGGTAACTTTTGTGCGTTACACGCTTGCCTATTATGAGTTGATTTGCTATTTCTCGGTTGTGATATACTCCTTTAAATGGTCCGTCAAAAATGACATACCATTTCTTTTTTGTTCTTCTTATCTTGATGGTTGTTGAGAGTGTTCCTCTTCAACTATTTCATACCAGCTTTATTTTTTAGGTGTTTGTTGAACTTGTTCGGGTTCTTCTAGGTTAATGATGACTGACTCATGTGGTGTTTGTGATTTTGATGTTTGTGTTGATGTGGATGATGAAGGTAATGATGATGAGTGTGTTATTTGTGGAGGTGACTCTTTTTTTACTGGGATTTCTTTTTTGACTAATTTTTGTTGAGTTAAAATTTTAGTGTTTCTTGTAATTCCTCCTCCTCCTCCCCCTGAAAAATTGAGAGTTGACATTGATGTGCTTGAATTTGTTCTCATTTTTGGTGTAATTGATGTTGAATTTGCTTGATGACTGCCTCCATTGTTGAAATTcctgcaaaattttttttttcttattcggAGCTATTTGCTTGTCTATCTGTGTGAAAACAGAAAATTTATTCTTGAACTTAATATGTGCTCAAAAGAATTGTTTTCTTATTATATACTtgttcgcatatatatatatatatatatatatatatatatatatatatatatatatatatatatatatatatatatatatatatatatatatacactccaaAGAAGTTGTTTGCATAAATAGGATTTTTATCAAgtctaacgacccatcctaatccatctggatgaatacattacatttggttacatcgtgaggtacttgacctctatatgatatattttacaaacattgcattcgttttttaaaagacaaactttcatttcatcgaaagttgacggcatgcctatcaattcataatatatccaactataattgacttaataataatcttgatgaactcgacgactcgaatgcaatgtcttttgaaatatgtcatgaatgactccaagtaatatctttaaaatgagcaaatgcacagcggaagatttatttcatacctgagaataatcatgcttaaaagtgtcaaccaaaaggttgatgagttcattagtttatcataatcaatcattttcataatttaatagaccacaagattttcatttcatttttcataaacatcatctcatatcaggcatttagcaaactgcatagagataaaaatcattcatatggtgaacgcttgataaccgaactaacaggatgcatatagaatatctccatcattccgggactctcatcggacatgataattgaagtactaaagcattcgtaacccgaatgggacgtgtcaaggtccatagatctatctttaggattcgcgtcaattaggggccatttccctaattcttaggctaccaagctaaaaaggggcatattcgatttcgataatccaaccatagaatgtaatttttgaatacgtgtgcctatttcgtcaaacatttataaaagttgcgcatgtattctcagtcccaaaaatatattgcaaaagcatttaaaaagggagtaatgaaactcaccatactgtattttgtagtaaaaatacatatgacgatatttaacaactgaacaatgcagggttgcctcggattcacgaacctatatcatttgtgttttcattaatacatataatcgtaatcgaacaacatttattatatcttaatttatatataatatatttaatttgtgtatatattcaaaatgattaatattcatatagttatattaatatatccatatttttatacataattactta
This genomic interval carries:
- the LOC139901647 gene encoding uncharacterized protein, which gives rise to MLDADDDARRIIRKHWLNRDRSSTENRLFNNYFFDDPAFPGDYFRKCYRMSKSLFLRIAYAITDYSAEPLPSYFKSFEQRYDCTHRLGFDIYQKCTSAILQLTYRIAPDAFDEYLYMGRQTSSDCLENYCKCIVYLFSAKYLRKPTEDDVHRLHAKHYEIHGFQRMLGSLDCMHCAWKNFSVVWQGNYTSGDHEGPTIMLEVVATYDM